The proteins below are encoded in one region of Strix aluco isolate bStrAlu1 chromosome 8, bStrAlu1.hap1, whole genome shotgun sequence:
- the AK4 gene encoding adenylate kinase 4, mitochondrial — protein sequence MASKLLRAVVLGPPGSGKGTVCERIARSFGLQHLSSGQFLRESLRGGGEVGVLAKQYLERGLLVPDHVITRVMMTELEKRREQHWLLDGFPRTLGQAEALDRICELDLVISLNIPFETLKDRLSARWVHPGSGRVYNMDFNPPQIQGVDDLTGEPLVQREDDKPEAVAARLRKYKDAAKPVIELYKSRGILHSFSGTETNKIWPYVYTLLSSKIPPVVSDEEN from the exons ATGGCCTCCAAGCTGCTGCGGGCGGTGGTGCTGGGACCCCCCGGCTCGGGCAAGGGGACGGTGTGCGAGAGGATCGCCCGTAGCTTCGGGCTCCAGCACCTTTCCAGCGGGCAATTCCTGCGGGAGAGCCTCCGTGGGGGCGGCG AAGTTGGCGTCTTGGCAAAGCAATACCTTGAGCGAGGCCTTCTGGTGCCGGACCACGTCATCACGCGCGTGATGATGACGGAGCTGGAGAAGCGGCGAGAGCAGCACTGGCTGCTCGACG GTTTCCCTCGGACGCTGGGGCAAGCCGAGGCGCTGGACAGGATCTGTGAGCTGGACCTGGTGATCAGCTTGAACATACCCTTCGAGACGCTGAAGGATCGCCTGAGCGCCCGCTGGGTCCACCCGGGCAGTGGGAGGGTGTACAACATGGACTTCAACCCCCCCCAGATCCAG GGCGTCGATGACCTGACGGGCGAGCCGCTGGTCCAGCGCGAGGACGACAAACCCGAGGCTGTTGCTGCCAGGCTCAGAAAATACAAAGATGCTGCAAAGCCAGTAATAGAGCTGTACAA GAGCAGGGGCATCCTTCACTCCTTCTCGGGGACAGAGACCAACAAGATCTGGCCGTACGTGTACACCCTGCTTTCCAGCAAGATCCCACCCGTTGTCTCGGACGAAGAGAACTAA